One window of the Shewanella khirikhana genome contains the following:
- the selD gene encoding selenide, water dikinase SelD gives MSSRDTHPIKLTEYSHGAGCGCKISPKVLGTILESQLPSFVDPNLLVGNASRDDAAVYKLNDTTGIISTTDFFMPIVDDPFTFGRIAATNAISDIYAMGGTPIMAIAILGWPVNTLPAEVAQQVVDGGRQACMDAGIMLAGGHSIDAPEPIFGLAVTGQLPLERLKQNNTAKAGDKLYLTKPIGIGILTTAQKQKKLAEADAHIAPEAMCTLNKIGADIAVLPGVSAMTDVTGFGLAGHLLEMCQGASVDAELNLDAVPLLERAEHYLNLGCIPGGTHRNFDSYGEHLPTVTEREKALLCDPQTSGGLLVAVSQEAEAALCELLSSQGIAPVCIGELKAGPGKLLLKSGGLA, from the coding sequence ATGTCATCTCGCGATACTCACCCCATCAAACTGACCGAATACAGCCACGGCGCCGGTTGCGGCTGTAAAATTTCCCCCAAGGTGCTGGGCACAATTCTGGAGTCGCAGCTGCCAAGCTTTGTCGACCCCAATCTGCTGGTCGGCAACGCCAGCCGGGATGACGCCGCCGTTTATAAACTGAATGACACCACTGGCATTATCAGCACCACCGACTTTTTTATGCCGATCGTAGATGACCCTTTCACCTTTGGCCGCATCGCCGCCACCAACGCCATCAGCGATATCTATGCCATGGGCGGCACCCCGATTATGGCGATTGCCATTCTGGGCTGGCCAGTAAACACCCTGCCCGCCGAAGTGGCTCAGCAGGTAGTGGATGGCGGCCGCCAGGCTTGTATGGATGCCGGCATTATGCTGGCCGGTGGTCACAGTATCGACGCGCCCGAACCTATTTTTGGCCTGGCCGTTACCGGTCAGTTGCCACTCGAGCGCCTGAAGCAAAACAATACCGCCAAAGCCGGTGACAAGCTGTACCTCACCAAGCCCATAGGTATTGGTATTCTTACCACGGCGCAGAAGCAGAAAAAGCTGGCAGAGGCCGATGCCCACATAGCCCCTGAAGCCATGTGCACCCTCAATAAAATCGGTGCCGATATCGCCGTACTGCCCGGCGTGAGTGCCATGACCGACGTGACCGGTTTCGGCCTGGCCGGACACCTGCTGGAAATGTGTCAGGGCGCCAGTGTGGATGCTGAACTGAACCTCGATGCGGTGCCGCTGCTCGAGCGCGCCGAACATTACCTGAATCTGGGCTGCATCCCCGGCGGCACCCATAGAAACTTCGACAGCTACGGCGAACACCTGCCAACAGTGACCGAGCGTGAAAAGGCGCTGCTGTGCGACCCACAAACCAGTGGTGGTCTGCTGGTAGCGGTGAGCCAAGAGGCGGAAGCCGCATTGTGCGAACTACTCAGCAGCCAGGGCATAGCACCTGTGTGCATAGGCGAGCTGAAGGCTGGTCCCGGCAAGCTGCTGCTTAAATCCGGCGGTTTGGCATGA
- the murI gene encoding glutamate racemase — protein MQGPILVFDSGIGGLSVLNEIRRTLPARDYCYLFDNARLPYGELKEDELISGCVALVAEAAAQIKASLVVIACNTASTLVLPALRAALAIPVVGVVPAIKPAAQSSQSGIIGLIATPGTVRRSYTHDLVAKFASHCQVHMFGSSELVVMAEAKMAGQPVNMTDLSQILAPVREAQVDVLVLGCTHFPLLAAEFSQVLGDGVMLLDSGKAIASRVAHLLAGQGEHECQSPNSMKAWYTTPSISGGLSASLHSYGFTEVRRFKS, from the coding sequence TTGCAAGGTCCAATTCTGGTTTTTGATTCGGGTATCGGTGGTTTATCGGTGCTGAACGAAATTCGTCGTACGTTGCCGGCGCGGGACTATTGCTACCTGTTCGATAACGCCCGCCTGCCATACGGCGAGTTGAAAGAGGATGAACTCATCAGCGGTTGTGTGGCGTTGGTGGCGGAGGCCGCTGCGCAAATCAAGGCATCGCTGGTGGTCATTGCCTGCAATACTGCCAGTACCCTGGTGTTGCCTGCATTAAGGGCGGCACTGGCTATTCCGGTTGTGGGAGTAGTGCCAGCCATCAAGCCCGCCGCTCAGTCCAGTCAAAGTGGGATCATTGGGTTGATTGCCACGCCGGGCACGGTTCGACGAAGCTACACTCACGATCTGGTGGCAAAGTTCGCCAGCCATTGTCAGGTACATATGTTTGGCAGTTCAGAGCTGGTGGTCATGGCAGAAGCTAAAATGGCCGGTCAGCCGGTGAATATGACCGACCTTAGCCAGATACTGGCCCCGGTGCGTGAAGCACAGGTCGATGTATTGGTGCTGGGATGTACCCACTTTCCGCTGCTTGCGGCTGAGTTTTCCCAGGTGCTGGGCGACGGAGTCATGCTGCTCGATTCAGGTAAAGCCATCGCCAGCCGAGTTGCTCATTTGCTTGCAGGTCAGGGCGAGCACGAATGCCAAAGCCCAAATAGCATGAAGGCGTGGTATACCACGCCTTCGATATCCGGCGGCTTAAGCGCCAGTTTACATTCATACGGCTTTACCGAAGTGCGCCGCTTTAAAAGCTAA
- the trmA gene encoding tRNA (uridine(54)-C5)-methyltransferase TrmA — protein MNPQVMDPQAYEQQLEQKSHALTEAFAHYNPPALEVFASTPANYRMRSEFRVWHDGDDLFYCMFDNVAKEKVRTDQFLPASELINQMMLALMEELRPNRALRHKLFQVDFLSTLSGEILVSLLYHRQLDDLWLAEARELKARLSNHFKVDIIGRARKQKFCLDRDFVVETLNVNGKPLHYKQVENSFTQPNAGVAVKMLEWAIDATKGSQGDLLELYCGNGNFSIALAENFGKVLATELAKPSVEAAQYNIQINGVKNLDIIRMSAEDFTEAMKGEKRFNRLGDIDLNSYQCNTIFVDPPRAGLDEGTVKLVQGYENILYISCNPETLNDNLKVLSETHDIVRFALFDQFPYTHHTEAGVMLKRRQA, from the coding sequence ATGAACCCACAAGTCATGGATCCCCAAGCCTACGAGCAGCAGCTCGAACAAAAGAGCCATGCTCTGACCGAGGCGTTTGCCCACTATAATCCGCCGGCGTTGGAGGTGTTTGCCTCGACTCCTGCTAACTACCGCATGCGCAGCGAGTTCCGGGTCTGGCACGATGGTGATGACCTGTTTTACTGCATGTTCGACAATGTAGCCAAAGAAAAGGTTCGTACCGACCAGTTTTTACCGGCAAGTGAACTCATCAACCAGATGATGCTGGCACTGATGGAGGAACTGAGACCGAATCGGGCGCTGCGTCATAAGCTGTTCCAGGTCGACTTCCTGTCTACCTTAAGCGGCGAAATCCTGGTGAGCCTGCTTTACCATCGTCAGCTCGATGACCTGTGGCTTGCCGAAGCCCGCGAGTTGAAAGCCAGACTCTCAAACCATTTCAAGGTGGATATCATCGGCCGTGCCCGCAAGCAGAAGTTTTGCCTCGACCGCGACTTTGTGGTGGAAACCCTCAATGTGAACGGCAAACCACTGCACTACAAGCAGGTTGAAAACAGCTTCACCCAGCCCAACGCCGGTGTGGCCGTGAAGATGCTGGAGTGGGCCATCGATGCTACCAAAGGTAGCCAAGGCGATTTGTTGGAGCTGTACTGTGGTAACGGCAACTTCTCCATTGCTCTGGCCGAGAACTTCGGCAAGGTGCTTGCCACCGAACTCGCCAAACCCTCGGTTGAAGCTGCCCAGTACAACATTCAAATCAATGGCGTGAAAAATCTCGACATTATCCGCATGTCGGCAGAAGACTTTACCGAGGCAATGAAAGGCGAAAAACGCTTCAACCGCCTGGGTGATATTGACCTCAACAGTTACCAGTGCAACACCATCTTTGTTGACCCACCGCGGGCTGGCCTGGATGAGGGCACGGTGAAGCTGGTGCAGGGCTATGAGAATATTCTCTATATCTCCTGTAACCCAGAGACCCTGAACGATAACCTCAAGGTACTCAGTGAAACCCACGACATAGTCCGTTTTGCGCTGTTTGATCAGTTCCCTTATACCCACCACACCGAAGCCGGTGTGATGCTAAAGCGCCGCCAGGCATAA
- a CDS encoding fatty acid desaturase: MNKPPIIWLNLSLFVLTFGTAITLVPWRGITHGFDGAEWTAFVVLAFYSGLSITAGYHRLWSHKTYKANAVVRFFYALGGALALQNSALHWSSDHRVHHKHVDNNDKDPYSANMGFWYSHIGWMLREYQAHRYHDYNNVRDLQNDPIVMWQHKHYLALTVLMNIGLPALLGWINGDVWSMLLLAGLARLVVVHHCTFFINSLAHIWGSQPYTDKNTARDNPVLAFLTYGEGYHNFHHIFENDYRNGIHWWDYDPTKWLIKGLSWFGLATDLRKVSEERIESAKLQMQLKRSQNRIAGRKDADELLETLQQEYERLKQQLLAYYQAKKELLDARRSHLCVKDMLPKVAELKSRLKLQQQSWNSLTATCR; encoded by the coding sequence ATGAATAAACCTCCCATCATCTGGCTCAACCTCTCTCTGTTTGTTTTAACCTTTGGCACAGCAATAACACTTGTTCCCTGGCGGGGGATCACCCACGGCTTTGATGGCGCCGAATGGACAGCCTTTGTGGTGCTGGCCTTTTACAGCGGTTTGTCGATTACCGCGGGCTACCACAGGCTCTGGTCCCACAAGACCTACAAGGCAAACGCCGTAGTACGTTTCTTTTATGCCCTTGGCGGCGCACTGGCGCTACAAAACAGTGCCCTGCACTGGTCTTCCGACCATCGGGTGCATCACAAACATGTGGACAACAACGACAAAGACCCTTATTCAGCGAACATGGGTTTCTGGTACAGCCATATCGGCTGGATGCTGCGTGAGTATCAGGCCCACAGATACCACGATTACAACAACGTGCGGGATCTGCAGAACGACCCCATTGTGATGTGGCAACACAAGCATTATCTGGCACTCACAGTACTGATGAATATCGGCCTGCCAGCGCTGCTTGGCTGGATCAATGGTGACGTGTGGTCAATGCTGCTGCTCGCCGGCCTTGCCCGTCTGGTCGTTGTGCACCACTGCACTTTCTTTATCAACTCGCTGGCCCACATTTGGGGCTCGCAGCCTTACACCGATAAAAATACCGCCCGCGACAACCCGGTGCTGGCGTTTCTGACCTACGGTGAGGGTTACCACAACTTCCACCATATCTTTGAAAACGACTATCGCAACGGTATCCACTGGTGGGACTACGATCCAACCAAGTGGCTTATCAAAGGTCTCTCCTGGTTCGGTCTGGCCACTGACCTGCGTAAGGTGTCGGAAGAGCGTATTGAAAGTGCCAAACTGCAAATGCAGCTCAAGCGCAGCCAGAACCGTATCGCCGGGCGTAAGGACGCCGACGAACTGCTGGAAACCCTGCAACAGGAATATGAACGCCTCAAGCAGCAACTGCTGGCATACTACCAGGCCAAAAAGGAGCTATTGGATGCCCGTCGCTCACACCTGTGTGTGAAAGACATGCTGCCCAAAGTAGCCGAGCTCAAGTCGCGGCTTAAATTGCAGCAGCAAAGCTGGAACAGCCTGACCGCCACCTGCCGCTAA
- the fabR gene encoding HTH-type transcriptional repressor FabR, which produces MGIRAQQKEKTRRALVDAAFNQLSAERSFSSLSLREVAREANIAPTSFYRHFKDMNELGLTMVDEGGLTLRQMMRKGRQRAEAGGSVIRISVDTFMEVLDSNPNVFRILLHERSGTSAPFRAAVAREIEHFISELAHYTEEKARRRPELARAQAEAMVTLVFNAGAAALDMKKSERKVLADQLVLQLRMVAKGAEVLQHKAENK; this is translated from the coding sequence ATGGGGATCAGAGCACAGCAGAAAGAGAAGACCCGTCGCGCCTTGGTAGATGCGGCCTTCAATCAGCTCAGTGCCGAGCGCAGTTTTTCCAGTTTGAGCCTCAGGGAAGTGGCCCGAGAAGCCAATATAGCTCCAACCTCTTTTTATCGTCATTTCAAAGACATGAACGAGCTTGGCCTGACCATGGTGGACGAAGGTGGTTTAACCCTGCGTCAGATGATGCGCAAAGGTCGTCAGCGCGCCGAAGCGGGTGGCAGTGTGATCCGTATTTCGGTTGATACCTTTATGGAAGTGCTGGACTCCAACCCCAACGTATTTCGCATTCTGTTGCATGAACGCTCAGGTACTTCGGCGCCGTTTCGTGCCGCCGTTGCCCGCGAGATTGAACACTTTATTTCAGAGCTGGCGCACTACACCGAAGAAAAGGCCCGTCGTCGGCCTGAACTTGCCCGTGCCCAGGCCGAAGCCATGGTAACTCTTGTATTTAACGCCGGAGCCGCGGCGCTGGATATGAAGAAGTCGGAGCGTAAGGTACTGGCCGACCAGCTGGTGTTGCAGCTGCGGATGGTCGCCAAGGGCGCCGAGGTGTTGCAGCACAAGGCTGAAAACAAATAA
- a CDS encoding RNA recognition motif domain-containing protein yields MQKSFLIALVAAAVGALVIFQFLPTLPAYLAFILGAILAVGVIAVVPASGTPSGTTETEYKGPTMTLYVGNLPYRVHEGEVKALFAEYGPVNSVRLVRDRKTGRRKGFGFVEMAESGAQKAMTKLNDYTFQERTLKVREAKNQDNESEKSDD; encoded by the coding sequence ATGCAGAAATCATTTCTTATTGCGCTGGTCGCTGCCGCCGTTGGCGCCTTGGTGATATTCCAGTTTCTGCCCACCTTGCCTGCCTATTTAGCTTTTATTCTGGGCGCGATTCTGGCTGTGGGTGTTATTGCCGTGGTTCCGGCTTCTGGTACTCCTTCAGGCACTACCGAAACTGAATATAAGGGTCCAACCATGACCCTGTATGTTGGCAATCTGCCTTATCGTGTACACGAAGGCGAAGTGAAGGCTTTATTTGCTGAGTATGGTCCGGTTAATTCGGTTCGTTTGGTCAGGGATCGCAAGACGGGTCGTCGCAAAGGTTTTGGCTTTGTGGAAATGGCCGAGTCAGGCGCGCAAAAGGCCATGACTAAATTAAATGACTACACCTTCCAGGAACGTACCCTGAAGGTGAGAGAAGCGAAAAATCAGGACAATGAATCGGAGAAATCCGACGATTGA